Part of the Spiroplasma sp. BIUS-1 genome, GAATTTAACTACTTTTTGTCCAAGAGCTAAGTTAACTCCTTTTTCTTTCATGGTTTCTTCAACTAATCCTGTAAATTCGTTATCATAGTAAACTGGCATGATTCTGTCAGCAATATCAACTAATGAAACTTCTTTACCATTTCTTACAAAAGCATCTACTAATTCAACACCAATGTATCCAGCACCAACAACAGCGATTTTTTTAATATCTTTGTTTTCATTTGCTGCTTTAATTAATTTAGCATGGTGGAAGTTTTTACAAATTTGAACACCTTCTAAATCAATCCCTTCAATTGGAGGGAATATTGGTCAAGTACCTGATGCAATAACTAATTTATCAAAGTTATCATCAAATTCTTCTCCAGTTTTCATATTTTTTACTCTAACTGTTTTTTTCTCTGCATCAATACCAATTCATTGGTGTTCCATTTTAACATTGATGTTTTCTCCAGCTAAAATTTCTGGGTTTGCATAAAATAAACCGTTAGGATCTTTTACTTCACCAGCCACTCAAAGTGCTATCCCACATCCTAAAAATGATATGTTATCATTTTGATCGTAAGTTGTTATTTCCATATTTGGATCTAATCTTCTTAGGGTTCTTACAGCTGTTGTTCCAGCATGGTTTGTCCCTATAACTATAGTTTTCATTTCTCTTGCTCCTTAATCTTTTTACATTATAATAATATATGAATTAAAGTGTTATGAATAAATTATTGAAAAAAATTTTCATAATTCGTTTTCTAGATAAAGGTGGTATATAAATGTTTTTAAGAGTAAATGGAGATGTAAACTATTACTTAAAAAGATCAAGCTTTGTAAAATACTTTGATGAACACAATCTTTCTAGAAAATCAAAACTATACATAAAAAAAGTTGAAAAAAAGGTTAACGATAAAAACACATTTACTTATTTCAAGTACTGAATTCTATGAAGATGAATTAATTTAAACTTTAAATTATCTGAGAACTTTATTATTAAGCTTAATAAAAATATTAAAAAACTAAACCTATCTTTAAACTCAAAAGAAGAAAGGTTTATTAGAGATTTAGAAGAGTTGGTTTTCAACTCTTGAAGACCTTTAAAACAACTTCCGGTTAAATTTGAATTAGAAAAAAAAGAAAAAATAAATTTAATTCAAACTAATGTAAATGTTCATAACTTTACTCCTGAAAAAGAAAAGAAAATAAGTTTAATAGGTAAGTATGACTGTTACTTTTCAAACTACAACATATATTTAACCGATAATAATCAAAGGGTTAAAAAAGTCATAAAAAATGACTCAATAATAGAAGCACATATTGAAACATTTGGGGTCGTTATATCAACTTCTAAAAAGAAATATCTATTCAGAGCTAAAAACAGATTGCTAACCTATGTATTGCTACAAAGAATGATACCAAGATTAAACTTAAGAATTGAAGAAACAGAAGAACTTTATAATTATTTTGATTTTTGAAACAAATTAATTTCAAAAATTAGTTAATATATAGATGTAATAGGAGAGAAAGATATGAAAATAATAAAAGTGATGAATAACGGCGAAGCTGGAAAAGTAGTGAGTGATTTAATACTTGATGAGATAAAAAACAATTCAAAAGCTGTATTGGGATTAGCAACAGGAAGTTCACCAATAACAACTTATGAAAACATTATCAAAAAGACAAAAGATCAATCTATTGATTGAAGTGAAGTTACTACTTTTAATTTAGATGAGTATAAAGGTTTAGAATCTGATCATGAACAATCATACAGATATTTTATGAACGACAAATTGTTTAATCATATAAATATTAAAAAAGTAAATACATTCGTTCCTAGTGGAATGATTGATTCAAATGAAGAGGCTGTAAAGTATGATCAATTAATTTCTGACCATAATGGAATTGATTTACAACTACTTGGCCTAGGGATAAATGGACATGTTGGTTTTAATGAACCTGGAAGTGATTTTGAAGGATTAACTTCTATAGTAGATTTAACAAAATCAACAATAGAAGCAAATTCAAGATTTTTTGAAAAAGAAAGTGATGTTCCCACACAAGCAATTTCTATGGGTTTAAAATCAATTATGAATGCAAAAAAAATAGTTTTAATAGCAACAGGAGAATCTAAAGCTCTAGCTGTTAAAAATTTAGTTGAAGGGCCAATTTCTAAAGAATGACCTTGTTCAGCTCTTCTGAATCACCCAAATGTAACTATAGTTATTGATCAAGAAGCTGGAAAACTTTTAAAATAGAGAATCCCATAAGGGATTTTTTATTTTATAAATTATCAACATTACATATGGTGTAAAATCATAGAGTAAATACTAAAGGAGCATATAAACATGAGAAAACAAATTATTGTAGGGAACTGAAAAATGTTCAAAACAAATTCAGAAGCTATTGAATTCATTAAATCAGTAGATTCAAAAGTTAAAAATGATGAAAATATTATTGCAGGTATTGCTGTACCTTCAATTATGTTAAGTGACGTTCAAAAAGTTGCTAAAAACATAGTTATTTCAGCACAAAACGTATATTTCGAAAAAGAAGGAGCATTCACTGGTGAAATATCAGTTCCAATGCTACAAGACCTAAATGTTAAATACGCAGTTATCGGTCACTCAGAAAGAAGAGATATCTTTGGAGAAACAGATGAAATGATAAACAATAAAGCTAAAGCTTTATTAGCTGCAAACATAACACCAATTTTATGTTGTGGAGAAAGTTTAGAAACTTATGAAGCTGGAAAAACAATCGAATGAGTTAAATCACAAATCACAAAAGACTTTGCAGGAATTTCTGCAGATGATGCAAAAAAAGTTGTTATAGCTTATGAACCAATTTGAGCAATTGGTACAGGTAAAGTTGCAACTCCTGAAATTGCACAAAATGTATGTAAAGAAATTAGAGATATTATTAAAGGAATTTACAACGAACAAGTTGCAAATGAAATATTAATCCAATATGGTGGAAGTGTTAAACCAGAAAATATCAAAGACATCTTAGATCAAGCTGATATAGATGGTGCACTAGTTGGTGGAGCTTCATTAATAGAAGATTCATACTTAGGATTAGTAAACTACAAAGGATAATTTTTAAAAAGTGAGTTATAAAATTTTAGCTCTGGATATGGATGGAACTACTTTCAAATCGTTGGATGATATAGTAATGGAAAATGTCGAACCTATCAATAAAGCAATTAAAAAAGGAACAAAAGTTGTATTTGTTACTGGAAGACCAATTCACACAAAGCTTAATAGACTTGAGTTGTTTGATTTTTCAAGTGATGGGGCAATCTTTGCAGCGTTCAATGGAGCTCTTATTTATGATTTAAAAGATAAGAAAGCAATTGATGCAAATCCTATAGACAAAGAAACTGCTTTAAAAGCGTTTGAACTTTTAAAAAGTGATAAAGATTTTAGTGAAGTTGAACTTTGAGCATATACAGTCGATGATACTTTAAGTTATGTAAGTATGCCAATTGAAAAAGCAAAAGTTCTAAAACATGAAACTAATTTCTTTGATTATGAACCAGTTATTTTTGAACAAGGTATGGAAATGTTGGATTGTCATAAAATATTGACAATGAACACAAATACCAAATTTGTAAATAAACTTAAAGAACTTGGTTTAGAAGTTTCTTGAACAGAAGGTTCTCCTGCAGGAGAAGTTACTAAAAAAGGAATTAATAAAAAATATGCTTTAGAATTTTTATCAAAAAAATTCTCAATTGATAAAGAAGAAATTTTAGCAATGGGAGATGGTGCAAATGATGTACCTATGTTTGAATATGCTGGACTTTCAATAGCTCCCGCTAACGCCCATGATGAAATAAAAGAAAAAGCAACTGAAGTTTCTGAATATACTAATTTAGAAGGTGCTGTTGCAAAAGCAATTAACAAATATATATTAGGAGAATAAATATGAAAAATAAAAAACCAGTAGTATTAGCTATATTAGATGGTTGAGGACTTGCTGAACCTGGTAAAGGGAATGCAGTTCTTGAAGCTAATATGGAATTTGTAGAAAGTCTTAAAAAAGAATATCCATGAGCTTCATCACACGCAAGTGGTGAATGAGTGGGTTTACCTGAAGGACAAATGGGTAACTCAGAAGTTGGACATATTCATTTAGGAGCTGGAAGAATTAAATATGAATCATTATCATTAATTAACAAAGCTATCAATGATAATAAATTTGATTCAAATGAAGAAATTCAAAAAGCAATAAAAAACTCTTTAGATAATAATAGTGCTTTCCACATTATGGGATTATTCTCAGATGGTGGAGTTCACTCACACATGAAACACATGTTTGCAACTTTTGAAGCAGCAGCTAAAGCTGGTTTAAAAGAAATTTACTTACACTTATTCACTGATGGAAGAGATACAAAACCAACTGTAGCTTTAAATTACTTAAAAGAACTAAATGAGCTATTTGAAAAATACGGTGTTGGGCAAGTTGGTTCAATTTCTGGTAGATTCTATTCAATGGATAGAGATAAAAGAATGGAAAGAGTAGCTGAAGGATATAAATCAATGGTTAACAGAAACTGTGAAAATTCATTTACAGATCCTGCAGCTTATATTCAATCACAATACGACTTAGGTAAAGATGATGAAGGAATCCTTCCTGCATACAACTCAAGTTGTGAAAATGGTTATGTTAAAGAAAACGATACAGTAGTATTTGCAAACTTTAGACCAGATAGAGCTATTCAAATGGCAAGTACATTTACAAACAATGGATATGCTGCTTGAAGTGATGAATCATTTAATGATTTAACTTTCTTAGGAGATAAAATTTACTTCTTATGTATGATGGAATACTCTGATTCTGTTAAATCAAACCATATTGCATTTAAAGCAATAGAAGTTGTTAATGGTTTAGGAGAATGATTAAGCAAAAAAGGTTATAAACAATTAAGAATTGCTGAAACTGAAAAAATTGCTCACGTAACTTTCTTCTTTGATGGAGGAAAAGATTACTTCAAAAATGGACTTGCAACTCAAGAAGAAATTAAACTTGATGGAGCTGCAATAGATC contains:
- the nagB gene encoding glucosamine-6-phosphate deaminase produces the protein MKIIKVMNNGEAGKVVSDLILDEIKNNSKAVLGLATGSSPITTYENIIKKTKDQSIDWSEVTTFNLDEYKGLESDHEQSYRYFMNDKLFNHINIKKVNTFVPSGMIDSNEEAVKYDQLISDHNGIDLQLLGLGINGHVGFNEPGSDFEGLTSIVDLTKSTIEANSRFFEKESDVPTQAISMGLKSIMNAKKIVLIATGESKALAVKNLVEGPISKEWPCSALLNHPNVTIVIDQEAGKLLK
- the tpiA gene encoding triose-phosphate isomerase, with protein sequence MRKQIIVGNWKMFKTNSEAIEFIKSVDSKVKNDENIIAGIAVPSIMLSDVQKVAKNIVISAQNVYFEKEGAFTGEISVPMLQDLNVKYAVIGHSERRDIFGETDEMINNKAKALLAANITPILCCGESLETYEAGKTIEWVKSQITKDFAGISADDAKKVVIAYEPIWAIGTGKVATPEIAQNVCKEIRDIIKGIYNEQVANEILIQYGGSVKPENIKDILDQADIDGALVGGASLIEDSYLGLVNYKG
- a CDS encoding Cof-type HAD-IIB family hydrolase; this encodes MSYKILALDMDGTTFKSLDDIVMENVEPINKAIKKGTKVVFVTGRPIHTKLNRLELFDFSSDGAIFAAFNGALIYDLKDKKAIDANPIDKETALKAFELLKSDKDFSEVELWAYTVDDTLSYVSMPIEKAKVLKHETNFFDYEPVIFEQGMEMLDCHKILTMNTNTKFVNKLKELGLEVSWTEGSPAGEVTKKGINKKYALEFLSKKFSIDKEEILAMGDGANDVPMFEYAGLSIAPANAHDEIKEKATEVSEYTNLEGAVAKAINKYILGE
- the gpmI gene encoding 2,3-bisphosphoglycerate-independent phosphoglycerate mutase, translated to MKNKKPVVLAILDGWGLAEPGKGNAVLEANMEFVESLKKEYPWASSHASGEWVGLPEGQMGNSEVGHIHLGAGRIKYESLSLINKAINDNKFDSNEEIQKAIKNSLDNNSAFHIMGLFSDGGVHSHMKHMFATFEAAAKAGLKEIYLHLFTDGRDTKPTVALNYLKELNELFEKYGVGQVGSISGRFYSMDRDKRMERVAEGYKSMVNRNCENSFTDPAAYIQSQYDLGKDDEGILPAYNSSCENGYVKENDTVVFANFRPDRAIQMASTFTNNGYAAWSDESFNDLTFLGDKIYFLCMMEYSDSVKSNHIAFKAIEVVNGLGEWLSKKGYKQLRIAETEKIAHVTFFFDGGKDYFKNGLATQEEIKLDGAAIDLISSPKVATYDLKPEMSAVEITDKLVERIASEEFDLIVLNYANCDMVGHTGVLEAAIKGVKTLDEQLKRVYEACEEHGATMIITADHGNAEVMIDAEGGPNKKHTSQPVPIIITDKSIKMRTKDAAIADVAPTICEILGVEIPEEMTQPSLIEK